The Desertifilum tharense IPPAS B-1220 region TTGACATTAACAGATATGCGACCGGAGTCTGTAAATTTGATTGCATTATTGATTAAATTAATCAAAACTTGCCGTAATTTTAGTTCATCCGTGCCAATATATTGAGGAAGATTTGCATCTCGATTAAAGAGTAACTCTAACCCTTTATCTTGCGCTTTTAAGGAAAACATATTTTCCAAATCGTTGAGCAACTGATAAAGGTCAAATTTGCTTTCATTGAGGGACATGCGTCCGGCTTCAATCTTGGAGAGGTCAAGAACCTGATTGATGAGCGTTAATAAATGTTCTCCGCTACGGCGAATAATGCTGAGGTTTTCTTGTTGTTCGGCTGATAGATTCGTGGCATGACCCATCAGTTGCGAGAACCCTAAAATTGCGTTGAGGGGAGTCCGCAATTCATGGCTCATATTTGCCAAGAAGATACTTTTTGCCTGATTCGCTGTATCGGCGGCTTCTTTGGCTCGTTTTAACTCTCTTTCGGCTTGTTTTAGCACGCTGATATCGCGACCTTCTGGAATTAAAAGCGTAACAGCGCCGGTGCGATCGAAGACAGGACGGAGGGAAAAATCAATGGTTAGGGTTTGATTATCTTTCCCCAAAACTTCGGCTTCATAGCGGATAAAATGACCTTGGGCAGCTTGGGCGATCGCCTCCTTCAATTGCGCGGGCGCTTCGGGAGACGCCATCCACCATTTTGTCTCCCAATAGGGCTTACCAATGACTTGAGAACGTTCAACCCCAGCAAAGGCTAGGGCGGTTTGATTGGCTTCTAAGAGAATGCCGTCGGGTTGCAGCAGTCCCACAAACTGAAAAGCTTGATCGAAGATAGCGCGAAATACATGTTCGCTTTTACTTAAAGCCTCTTCCATCCGCTTGCGTTCGGCAATTTCTTGTTCCAATTGCAGATTGGTATGGGCAAGGATAGTGGTTCGCTCTCGTACCTGGGCTTCTAGGGTCGAGCTATAATCGGCCAGGAGTTGTTCGGCTTGTTTGCGATCGCTAATATCGATCAGCAGACCATCCCAAATCACATCGCCATTGGACTGTCTTTCTGGACGGGCAACGCCTTGCAACCACTTGAATTCTCCCCAACGGTCTGTAATTCGCCCCTCCCAGTACCAAGGCTGTAGCGTTTGTAGAGAAACCTCAATACTGCCAGCCAGTTCCGGGAGGTCATCGGGATGGACAACTTCCCAAGCAATTTGACTATTTTGGATAATCTCTTCCGGTTCGTAACCATAAATTTCGCGGGCACCGGGACTCATATAGGTAAAGGCTTGGCTGCCATCGTTGTAGCGGATGTAGCGGTAAATTACGCCCGGTACATTTTCAGCCAGGTGGCGAAACTTGGCTTCGCTATCTTTGAGGGCCGTTTCAGCTTGGCTGCGTTCTAAATTCGCCAGTTTTTGTAATTCCAAGCTGCGATAGATAACTAGAGCGATCGCAGAACCCATTAAGGCTAACAAAGGGGAAGCGACAGGCAACCACCAACTGAATAAAAAAGCCACATAGCTGCCGACAACCAACCCAGATCCCACCAAGCTGATGCCGAGGCTACAGCCAAGCCAACGCCAATAGGCTTTTTGCCGAAATGGATGTATTCCCAGAACCAACCAACTCACCCCACTACCGATAAAAGACCACCCCAAAACCCACAACATTTCGATTGAGTGCGGCCAAACTTGCAGAAAAGGACGACCTTCTAAGGACCCGCTCAAAATTTGGCTGATAATATTAGCGTGAATAAAGACCCCAGGAAAACGTTTGGGGGTAGAAAAGAAATAAGTGCTATAGGGCGTAAAGGATAAATCGTTAAAGCTAGCGCCGATCGTACCAATTAAGACAATGCGATCGCGCAACAGATCGGGCGGGATGCGGTTTTCCAAAACATCCGAAATCGAGATGGTGGGGAACGTCTCATCTAGTCCCCGATAATTCAATAAAATCTGATACCCACCGGAATTGGCTCGGACATATCCCCCCTCATTCCCGGTAAACGGCTTAAAGACGGCTTGACCTAAACGCAAATATTTGCGGCGATCGTCAATACTTTCTAGGGTAATGCCCTCTTTTTCTAGATACATCAAAGACAACTTAACGGCCAACCCCAGCCGAGTCTGTCCTTCTGAAGTTCTCACCGAGAGTAAGGCTCGACGCACTTTACCATCGGCATCGAGCATCAAATCTGCTAGTCCCACCCGATCCAGTTGGTTCAAAATGGGCGGCGGTTTGACAATATTACCCACCGCTTTTTCTACCCCAACCAAATTCGGCGTTGTCTCAAAGACTTTAAGCAGCTTTTCATGACCCGGTTCGACGGGTAAGTCTCGGAAAATATCGAGTCCAATGGCTCTGGGTTCTTGAGCTTGTAACTGGGTAATCAGTTGAGCCAAAACTGCATCCGAAATCGGCCATTGTTGCAGCTTGGCCACATCAAATTCATCAATGGTCACGATCGCAATTCGCGGATCGGCAGGTTCGTGCCGCCAGCGAAAGAATTGATCGAGAACCGCCCAGTCTAAAATTTGTAACAGACCGAGGCTACTGGTGCCGATGGCTAAAGTGGCGATCGCCGGAGCGGTTATCCATAAGGCTCGCCTTT contains the following coding sequences:
- a CDS encoding CHASE2 domain-containing protein — its product is MLKKLYAKIWQRRALWITAPAIATLAIGTSSLGLLQILDWAVLDQFFRWRHEPADPRIAIVTIDEFDVAKLQQWPISDAVLAQLITQLQAQEPRAIGLDIFRDLPVEPGHEKLLKVFETTPNLVGVEKAVGNIVKPPPILNQLDRVGLADLMLDADGKVRRALLSVRTSEGQTRLGLAVKLSLMYLEKEGITLESIDDRRKYLRLGQAVFKPFTGNEGGYVRANSGGYQILLNYRGLDETFPTISISDVLENRIPPDLLRDRIVLIGTIGASFNDLSFTPYSTYFFSTPKRFPGVFIHANIISQILSGSLEGRPFLQVWPHSIEMLWVLGWSFIGSGVSWLVLGIHPFRQKAYWRWLGCSLGISLVGSGLVVGSYVAFLFSWWLPVASPLLALMGSAIALVIYRSLELQKLANLERSQAETALKDSEAKFRHLAENVPGVIYRYIRYNDGSQAFTYMSPGAREIYGYEPEEIIQNSQIAWEVVHPDDLPELAGSIEVSLQTLQPWYWEGRITDRWGEFKWLQGVARPERQSNGDVIWDGLLIDISDRKQAEQLLADYSSTLEAQVRERTTILAHTNLQLEQEIAERKRMEEALSKSEHVFRAIFDQAFQFVGLLQPDGILLEANQTALAFAGVERSQVIGKPYWETKWWMASPEAPAQLKEAIAQAAQGHFIRYEAEVLGKDNQTLTIDFSLRPVFDRTGAVTLLIPEGRDISVLKQAERELKRAKEAADTANQAKSIFLANMSHELRTPLNAILGFSQLMGHATNLSAEQQENLSIIRRSGEHLLTLINQVLDLSKIEAGRMSLNESKFDLYQLLNDLENMFSLKAQDKGLELLFNRDANLPQYIGTDELKLRQVLINLINNAIKFTDSGRISVNVKKPYASFDDRAPVVLTFEVEDTGVGISPDELDQVFQPFRQTSSGQKVSEGTGLGLTISHQFVWLMGGEMSVLSRGNFFTPGSFVRKLNSPQFSKPGTTFKFTIQAQIVNLSELAAPNQDKRVIGLSSDLPPYRLLVIDDNDLNRQLLRKLLVPLGFELQEAINGQEGLEVWESTSPQLIWMDIRMPILNGYETTKQIRSKEEQKRIPSHSRTKIVALTASALMEDKAAIFTAGCDDFICKPFQEYEIFDALQKHLGASFIYEEISNLDRDDSPEIESLTAADFADISSTWVKNFSQALIEGDLEQLVELAEALKATHEGLANALLPLINQYEFEELLTLIQAVETSSENASTL